The Epinephelus lanceolatus isolate andai-2023 chromosome 14, ASM4190304v1, whole genome shotgun sequence region ACTTTTCCCCCTGAATTTAGAATTGGTTAtttacactcaccggccactttataaGGTACAcctgcatttaggcatgtagacacaGTCAAgacaacatgctgatgttcagacgggctggtctgagtttttcattaaacaccacagcctacctgagtattgttgctgaccgtgtccatccctttatgaccacagtgtacccatcttctgatggctacttctaGCAGGATAACacgtcacaaagctcaaatcatctcaaactggcttcttgaacatgacaatgagttcactgtactccaatggcctccaccttcaccagatctcaatccaatagagcacctttctgggatgtggtggaacgggagatttgcatcatggatgtgcagctgacaaatctgcagcaactgtgtgatgctatcatgtcaatatggaccaaaatctctgaggaatgtttccagcaccttgaggaatctatgacaccaagaattaaggcaggtctgaaggcaaaaggggttcAACCTGGTACTGgtaaggtgtacctaataaagtggtcgGTGAGTGTATGATTAGTTTTGGTTTTCACCAAAACTAAAAGGAGCTCCATACGAtatcagagcatatctatgattaaGAGGTTGTCTACACACGGCTCTCAACACGGAGGTGGCTGAACTGGCGTCTGACAgtgcaaacaacagcaacagtgctgacagagaaccagagggtgggcgctTGCTTCAGCACGACACCATCCTGAAATCAGCAGTAACTGCCATATTAGTGCGGTGCAGAGCAGTGATAAGCTATCCAGTGGGATACACAAATAGGACTCACATATACAGAGGCTGTGACTTGATTCTCTAATCAGGATCCCATTACTCCaccatatctttacatagcaaatattTGTCACTACAGTATACCCTGAATATCATTTAGATGTCCTTTAAACTTACATGCAACCTTCATTTATACTCTGGAAAAAAACTGAGGAACAGGAGCCTGCTTTTACAAGTGTGCTgagaaaacaggaagtaacaACAAACATAACAGTAATTACAGGCAAAATGCAGTGATAAAATAAACTCAGATATCCAGTAATGAAAGaacatagtttaaaaaaaacaacttataaGTAGTCTATTACTGAATCAGTGTGTTAGTCAAAAACACTGTCACAAGAACATGTGGCCCACAGCTGAGATGAATCATCAGgaaatgtgtttgtcagtgaTACAATGCACAAAAAGAGAAGAAATTTTTGGTTATTAAACTGGTCCCAGACTGTTGTATAACCTCGAACTTACAAAACGCGTTTCCTCCAAACATTTGCGCAGCTCTGTGTCACGTGACCGAGGTCCCACCTCACCACTTGAAGTTGTTGTAGTtgtgaaaacagctgctgtggTCAAGGCTCTCCTCTGTCTGACAAACACTGGCAGCGATGGAGAACTTCAGACAGTTCCTGGTCGCCTTGTGTGCCGCCGCCGCCGTCGGTGTTGTCTCCATTATATTCGTGCTGAGATGGGTCCTGCATTTTAAAGAGGGTTTAGCCTGGGATGGAGGACTGGCTGAGTTCAACTGGCATCCGGTCTTAATAGTCATCGGGTTTATTTTCTTGCAAGGAACAGGTGAGAGgagtctttctttttctttttctttttaagaaaTGTGGTGGGTAAACGGGGTGTGGATACTTGttgaaaatatgtaaacaacaGAAGGAAATTATTGCTCAAGGCCAAGTTAACCAAGACTTTCTTTTTCCCACTATGTCAGAGGGGAGGTCGCTTCTAATAAGTGCGTAATTATAAAGCGTCGCCTACCAACCAAACCTCTTTTGAAAATGCGACCATTTAACATTGATCATGTTCAACTGAGTTTGCTACGACAGATAGAGACATATAATTAAATGTGAGTAAATTATGAGTGAAGCCTGACAATTCGGCTTAGCAATATAAGCAAATTTCTGTCAAGGATGAATGAAATTTTGACACATGGCATGTCAACTTCACATATCATTTACACAGAGACGGTAGTAGAGCTTCCTTTAAGTTGTTGCCATCAACAAGCCTACACTTTTTACACATCAGTCTTGAAAGAGGACATTTCATATATTCTCCTAtagtctaagacagtccaaaaactattggtaaacatgaacaactttctaccaaatccaaaaacaaaagtgcaaaGACTTGTCATAGGGAATAAagtctgcagctgctccataGGCAATGtattgggaaagatgttataCATGAAACCAAGAGCATtccaatagaataaagctcattttggtattaaaaaaaagataaaaccaTTATGTggatccacaaaatcaggccCCCATTCATTTtatatggagcagctccagacttacACTTGATGAGATGGTGAGTTTGAGGCATCCTATCTGGTTTCTTGCTTTGacagagagtagctcatgttcacaaatattgattgaattTTCCTCAGCCATTGAAAAACATGCTTGAGttcattaaaacatgtttcataCTGTCAAATTTTAAAATATGCATCGTAGTTGCATCACAAATTGTTTGAATGAAACTGAGTTACCTTCTCTTGCAGCCATCGTTGTCTACAGGCTCCCATGGACATGGCAGTGCAGCAAGCTGATAATGAAGTTTATCCACGCGGGCTTGAATTTACTAGCCTTCATTCTCGCTGTCATATCTTTGGTGGCGGTTTTTGACTTCCACAATGCTGCCAAAATCCCCAACATGTACAGTCTGCACAGCTGGCTGGGCCTGATAGCAGTCATACTGTACTGTCTACAGGTAAATACGCTCTATTTATTTTAAGTTATTTGAAGAAATGGATGATAAAGAAAGGCTGCTGGTTTGGTTTTGTGGTGCTGATCATGCTACTCATAATAAAAAGTACATAGTTTTAAAGTTTGCACCTGAATGACTTTTTTGTTGCATGTTCAGACTTTTTTTACAAACCTTTTACGGAGGTATGAACATATTTGAAACAATACATACAGAGTAGAGCAGACCGATTTACACACTGAGAAACAACACACTCTTCTGGTGTTTTCTAAAATGCTAAGTCATTGTGAACAACAGTCTCATTTAATACAGTATCTGATAAGTAGATGTGCTTTTTTCTCCCTCAATGAGCAGCTTGTTCTTGGAGTTGGCATGTACTTGATACCAATTACACCTGCGTCCTGGAGAGCAGCCTTCATGCCCCTCCATGTCTACAGTGGTCTTTTAATCTTCACTGGCGTGATAGCTGTGGCACTCATGGGCATCACTGAAAAACTCATTTTTGGCCTGTaagtattaaaaaagaaataaaggctTGTAAAAGTTTATTAAATTACAAACCAGGTGTACAATGTTAATGTGCATAACTTCAATGTTTTGTTCTTCGTCACCAAGGAGCAACCCGAAGTACAAGGACTCTCCCCCAGAGGCAAATTTTGTTAACGTTCTGGGACTCCTCCTCGTGGTTTTTGGAGCTCTTATCCTCTGGATTGCCACTCGAACGTCTTGGAAACGCCCCAGTGACCAGACCCTGCATACTCTGCATACCAACGGGGGAGGTGAGGACAGCAGCAAAGTCGGTCCAGCTATGTCTCAGCTGTCTGATGGAACTGATGCTGAGCCCTCTGGGGATGTCAGACGGAGGAGTAACAAACTAGATGAGCAGGATAACTGATTAAAAAATATCCGACTTGGAGTGGAGACTGTCTCCAGTGCTGAATGTATGTACACCCAGTCTACACTGGTCAGAGAAAGTCAAAAGGAATATGTTTTTGCTGGTCTTTTGATACTTCGCTTTCTCTCTTGCACCTTAAAGTATTTCGTTGTTGTTTCTCCAACATGTATTGTTATGAGTGCATGTAAATAATGTTGAGCTACTTTATAACTAGATTCAGATTATGTGTGTAAACTATATTGTCATACATGTACCACAATCATGACAGATTTTCTATTTGTATATTGTCTCTTTAGTTTTGTCATATCAAGGTTTTTGAACTATCCACATTTTACAATAAATATTTGCAACTTCTAACTAGCATCTCTGTATATTAAGAAATATATGAcatgcaaaaagaaaagaaaaaatgtatacAAAAGAATACTGTCAATAAATATAAGCACCAATTTGTGGTAGTAGGCCAAGATACCACTTAAACCATTAGTGCTTTGGGTTCATGTTACTGTTCTATATTAATGCCTTTCAAagataatattataatattcatTCACAATATGAACCACTAACATTAAGTACTATACTCAAAGGCTTGTCCTCACACTggtaacactttttttttgagGTTTAGCTCTTAGTTCTCCATCTTTGACCTCAGATGGCAGCAGCACGTCCACGTCAAAGCGAAGCACCTCTTTTTGTCTTTCCCAGCACCTGTAGTTGTGCTGGCAGCCCGTTTGTTTTGGCTGTACATTGGCTATAGGCATTTGGTGTCAGGTCGAGAACCTGCTGTAAGGTTTGTaatacacacataaatgtcatGTTAGCTGTAGTATCCGATAGTTGTAacattctttgtgtttgtcGCTGTGTTTGTAGCCCAACTTGTTTAATTCATTGTGCGGACAGTGGGGTTGAACGCGCATGACAGCACTGCGGACCAAGGTCCGGTTAACTattagctagctgctaaccAATAAAGCTAATGCTACATCTCTAACCAAAAAGTGTGAGATAAATTAGCCAGGTGACACTTTCTGtcacctcaaaaacattttagCGTAAGAGACTACATTTACATACCCGCGGTTTTAGTAATTACTTATCAAAAGCAGTTCAACAATGATGGCTAAGCTAGCTCTGTAGCCTGTCATAACAAGGAAGGCTAGCAGCGGCAGAGGCCGATTGGATGCTAACGCTGCGTGTTTTCTATGAAACAACTGTGCTATTTGCAAAATCAAACGTCATATTAACACGAGACAGGCTTGTAGTTTGAAACCGTATACTACAAGCTGACAATGATCAGAGACATGTAACTGAAACAGAGAGGATAACCCGGTGCTAAGCTAACCGGGTGTACACTGTTGTATCAGCGGTAGGGTGGGGCTCTCTGCTAGCTAGCTGACAATGACTGGTCAGTCGGGCTGTGGGGTTTAACCGAGTGACATCTAGCTGAAAGTATTTGTCTCCAGACAGATAAGATGTTTAACTCACCCAGCTGCAGAGAAGACAGTAAACACTGTTGGATTATGATTTTAACTGCCAGATCAGGCTGGGTAGTAGCTGTCTCCATTGTTGTGCAAGGTGGTACTGAAGCTGAGAGCATCACCTGTCAGGAGATGCTTGAGTTTTAACAAGCTTCTAAAGCATtttagataagataagatagaactttattcatcccgaGATAAACTACTGTGTAGCAGTTTCAATGCAAAGTTATAGGAGTGCCGATACAAAGCATGCAATGTACAAGGACCAAAATAACAGAGTAGAAGAAGCAATGTACAGCAAATATGAAATACAATGTAAAGCAACTATGAAACTAAATATAAGAAGTAGCCCACAGTAAGGTTCAAAAACTGTCTAACAGCTGCAAATTCTATCAAAAAGCTACCGATAAGGTGCAACcgatatatacagtatacaatGGCACAAATAGGTTAACTGTTGCTTATAAATATGTTTGTATAGTGTTAGATCTGAGGTAGTTGGCATaagagtgccagagtgcatGGTTAACACAGAACGTTCATGATTATGTCCATGACATTCCCTAAATGTCACATTATTGCAAACTATGTCGTGTGAGTCAGCTGTGAGGTGTTGAGTCTGTCTGACAGAATCTCATGATacattgtatgtgtgtgagagatttTATTTATCAGTAAACAGTACAAACACAAGGAGACCGCTCCACCACCAGGACACCcttgaagtttgttttttgtctgataTACTTGAGTCGTAACATTACAATATATAATGTAATATGAGGACAAACAAACTGTGTTGTTTGTGTACAGCTGTGGCATTATGTCTGACAAAAGCGAGCTGAAAGCAGAGCTTGAAAGGAAGAAGCAACGCTTGGCTCAaatcagagaggagaagaaaaggaaggaggaggagcgcAAGAAGCAAGCGGTATGTTTAACATTTTGTAAATGCTTTCAATATGATATTGAATGCAAGAATTAAGAAGGGGAATGAATGACTTCAAAACCATTAATGTCTCAGTGTGAAGAGTGCAAAACCATTTATTTAGTTGAATGCAAACTTTTCCTACACTTAATTTTTGTGAGTGTTGGTAGTCCATATCCTGCAAGACTTCATTGATGGCCATGATTTCCATCAGTGTCAATGCAGTTTAGAGCTTAAAAATGCTGATGGCTAGGTTGAGACATACACAGCAGGTTCCAAGGTGTCTTACAAGGACTTGTCATACTAATCTTTAAATAAGTAGTATTGTTTATAAGTAATATCATTTATAACATTAAGTGGTTTGAATTGGAATATGGATATTTAGAGATGGCATAAGTGGGTAACGTGTTGCTATGTTTTCCAGGCGGACCAATTGAAAGAAGCTGTACAACACCAGGATGATTCAGacctggagaaaaaaagacGTGAGGCTGAGGCTCTTCTACAGAGCATGGGCATAACCCCAGATGTTCCTGTTGGTATGTTATATATTACCTGTTGGTGGATTGTACATACTGAGCTATCATTATATCTATATCTTTTAGACTCTGTAacccaccagaaaaaaaacaggcttatcCACAGGGTTCCTGGACATAACATTTCCATACATTCTGTGTAATATGTCCTCCTAAATACCTGTTTTTAAACAAAACTATTATAGTAGCTCATGTGCCATAATATCACACATACACTGCAGTTACTGTATAAGGACAGTCAATacttttattcaatgttttGGCTCTTTGACTAGGGTTTGAGGGTGATAcactttcatttttgggtgaacAGCGTAGGAATCATTGCATTTATTATTCCATGTCCCTCAAAGCAGATTTCAGCAGTAGGGTAATGAGCTAAAACATACAGATATTTTAATGGTCAAACAGTGGAATGCTCTTTACTGACCAGCTCAGTCACCtgacagctgatcatgtgtttGACTTCTTAAAGACCAGGCTGAAGGCAAAAGCTCAGAAACAAGCAAGAGGTGAATATGGCTGCGGTAACCTTCGTCATTCACTGCTATGTTTGTACAGCCAAATATTAGATATTATGATAAATTCATATTTACTTGTCTTATTATTTTCTGTCCCCTAACATTCGATTTTGTATATATTAAAAGGCAGTCATCTTAATACTATTTATCTGGTTTGGATGCAAAACACCTCAGCATTTTAATCCTATTGTCGTTATCATGAGGTTAAAATGTGATTGTTTCATCATAGTAATGCCAGATTTATTACGATGGAGTACACAGCcaacacagaaaaatgtgtcgGTGCTTCAGTGAGCTGCCACCTGCTAAGTACTTTGTTAAGTACATTTCCTGAAGACAAAAGTACATGGTAAGGTAACCAACTAAGCGAAGCAGAGTGGAGGTTTCTAACACAATGTCATCTCCTTTCAAGGAGCATTTTAGGTGAGACTAAGTGGTTCAGGTGTAATAGCCATCTTGGCAGGTGGGTGAGCGTATGGTCTACAGGAAACAGACGGAAGAGCCACAGTGAGCAATCAAGTTGCACCTTTTATACTACCATAACAAAACATACTGTAACATTAAGACAGCAAACTCAAGGTAGACAACATATTCTTTGTTACAGCAAGGGAAGCAAagataaacaaaataatgattaaacTACGTTGCAACGTATGATGGCATAATCTCCTTCATAGAAAAGTATTACCATTTAGCTTTAAAGAAATTCATTTATGGTCTCACAAGATAACACCAAATTAGAAGCATGAGTTAACACTACTGAAATATTCTTAAATCAC contains the following coding sequences:
- the cybrd1 gene encoding plasma membrane ascorbate-dependent reductase CYBRD1, coding for MENFRQFLVALCAAAAVGVVSIIFVLRWVLHFKEGLAWDGGLAEFNWHPVLIVIGFIFLQGTAIVVYRLPWTWQCSKLIMKFIHAGLNLLAFILAVISLVAVFDFHNAAKIPNMYSLHSWLGLIAVILYCLQLVLGVGMYLIPITPASWRAAFMPLHVYSGLLIFTGVIAVALMGITEKLIFGLSNPKYKDSPPEANFVNVLGLLLVVFGALILWIATRTSWKRPSDQTLHTLHTNGGGEDSSKVGPAMSQLSDGTDAEPSGDVRRRSNKLDEQDN